The following coding sequences are from one Leptolyngbya sp. NIES-3755 window:
- a CDS encoding glycosyl transferase family 39 (similar to AA sequence:cyanobase_aa:LBDG_50240) has product MVAKQQERRGVTTFTIVAGIWAIGMIIDRIWFAVDRSIPAWDQAEYLTGAMNFWRAFQQPEWFSSDWWTSVWLLSSKMPPLVYLTTAPFIHLFGSGEDRSALVNLFYSAILLGSVYGLAIRLFNLQVAIWSLVLCLLLPGLYVIRLDYLIDFPLVAIVTLTFFCLTLWATETITPLSNEQSETVEQPKAAPITQSLAIAQSFSLPHIRAFRSWFYAAAFGISLGLSFLCKQPALFFLFTPIVWLIVLAIRKKAWRRLIQLVMGIVIAASICLPWYRTNWLIIITAGKRATVDSAIAEGDPPLTSLYAWTYYFKALPALVSVPIFIVGLVGLLLYWKRSVIQEEWEWIDGRWIKTTDYGGLGRRGYRREIYDHWSQSVRWLLIFLIGAYILCSANVNKDDRYITPLLPVLAILLTQGLLLFPERLKIFRWGAIVLSTILMFANLLPVGFTPGFLQTAHARHAVLSGNWYQSDVVNEVISAEPYLQNTIGVLPSLPEFNQHNLNYAGVLRNFQVYGRQVGADRKQIEPDTRSLSWYVTKTGEAGAIRRPEAYNAVNQTITTSPDFQLQKSWKLPDNTELSLFRRSIAPVQVAPNPKPAEQIRLEQIRIPNQAAPGKPLPITYRWSGRWEQLRSGLLLLTWTRIADDTTPKNAAPRWFHDHAIALGTLHAPANSDDASVQVTERLAALPPLNAQGTYTLTAAYLNRETGVTYAIDSPDVQLTISPTTEIEAPEVDSVTQLRSLAATMPQGIQALDRIFAKVGQLNQYDPNQDYVTQTRQILEYRLQQEPNNLEFAYGVALSNVLKRRVQPAIDALEKVTQLDSKNPAAHAYLAFVNLYDFRPHAAQKALNTAITLDPNLKELRTLNAVAGLMQGNLVQAWTEYQRSQ; this is encoded by the coding sequence GTGGTTGCAAAGCAGCAAGAACGAAGAGGAGTGACAACGTTCACGATCGTGGCAGGAATTTGGGCGATCGGGATGATCATCGATCGCATTTGGTTTGCCGTGGATCGATCGATTCCAGCGTGGGACCAAGCGGAGTATTTAACGGGTGCAATGAACTTCTGGCGGGCGTTTCAACAGCCAGAATGGTTTTCTTCAGACTGGTGGACGAGTGTTTGGCTTTTGTCGTCTAAGATGCCACCGCTGGTTTATTTAACGACTGCACCATTTATTCATTTATTTGGGTCTGGAGAAGATCGATCGGCGTTAGTAAATCTATTCTATAGTGCAATCCTACTTGGATCAGTTTACGGATTGGCAATTCGATTGTTCAATCTGCAAGTTGCAATCTGGTCTTTAGTATTGTGCTTATTGCTACCTGGATTGTACGTGATTCGATTGGATTATCTGATCGATTTTCCATTAGTCGCGATCGTTACTCTCACCTTCTTTTGCCTCACACTTTGGGCAACTGAAACGATTACGCCACTATCGAATGAACAATCTGAAACTGTTGAACAACCGAAAGCCGCACCCATTACTCAATCATTAGCGATCGCACAATCGTTCTCACTTCCTCACATTCGCGCTTTTCGATCGTGGTTTTACGCGGCTGCATTTGGAATTTCATTAGGTTTGTCGTTTCTCTGTAAACAGCCTGCGTTATTTTTCCTGTTTACGCCGATCGTTTGGCTGATTGTTCTCGCCATTAGAAAAAAAGCGTGGCGGCGATTGATTCAGTTAGTGATGGGAATCGTCATTGCAGCTTCAATTTGTTTACCGTGGTATCGAACGAATTGGTTAATTATTATCACGGCTGGAAAACGGGCGACTGTGGATAGCGCGATCGCAGAAGGTGATCCCCCGCTCACGAGCCTCTATGCTTGGACGTATTACTTCAAAGCCTTACCTGCACTTGTTTCTGTCCCGATATTCATTGTGGGATTAGTGGGATTGCTCTTGTACTGGAAGCGATCGGTCATTCAAGAAGAATGGGAATGGATCGACGGACGCTGGATCAAAACAACCGATTACGGCGGCTTGGGACGAAGAGGATATCGACGCGAAATCTACGATCATTGGTCGCAATCGGTTCGTTGGTTATTGATCTTTTTGATTGGTGCATACATTCTCTGTTCTGCCAATGTCAACAAAGACGATCGCTATATCACGCCATTGCTTCCAGTGTTAGCGATTCTATTAACGCAAGGATTGTTACTGTTTCCTGAGCGGTTGAAAATTTTCCGCTGGGGCGCGATCGTGCTTTCAACGATTCTGATGTTTGCAAATCTATTACCCGTTGGATTCACTCCAGGATTTTTACAAACGGCTCATGCGCGTCACGCTGTGCTTTCTGGCAATTGGTATCAATCCGATGTTGTGAATGAAGTGATCAGTGCTGAGCCTTATTTGCAGAATACGATCGGGGTTTTACCTTCGCTTCCAGAATTCAATCAGCACAATCTGAATTACGCAGGTGTCCTTAGAAATTTTCAAGTCTACGGGCGACAAGTCGGAGCCGATCGAAAGCAAATTGAACCCGATACGCGATCGCTTTCCTGGTACGTCACAAAAACTGGGGAAGCAGGCGCAATCCGTCGTCCAGAAGCTTATAACGCTGTGAATCAAACGATTACAACCAGTCCAGATTTTCAGCTTCAAAAGTCTTGGAAATTACCAGATAACACCGAATTAAGTTTATTTCGACGCTCGATCGCACCTGTTCAAGTTGCTCCAAATCCAAAACCTGCTGAGCAGATTAGACTCGAACAGATTCGCATTCCCAATCAAGCGGCTCCTGGAAAACCTTTGCCAATTACCTATCGTTGGTCAGGACGTTGGGAGCAATTGCGCTCTGGCTTACTACTGCTCACTTGGACGCGCATTGCTGACGATACGACTCCGAAAAATGCGGCTCCAAGGTGGTTTCACGATCATGCGATCGCGCTTGGAACGCTTCACGCTCCTGCCAATTCCGACGATGCTTCTGTCCAAGTCACTGAACGCCTCGCCGCCCTTCCTCCCCTCAATGCTCAAGGCACTTACACGTTAACCGCTGCTTATCTCAATCGCGAAACGGGAGTCACTTACGCCATTGATAGTCCTGATGTTCAATTAACGATTTCGCCAACCACAGAGATCGAAGCACCAGAAGTCGATTCCGTGACCCAACTCCGATCGCTTGCTGCCACAATGCCACAGGGAATTCAAGCACTCGATCGTATTTTCGCCAAAGTCGGACAACTCAATCAATACGATCCGAATCAAGATTACGTCACGCAAACGAGACAGATTTTGGAATATCGATTGCAACAAGAACCGAACAATCTGGAATTCGCTTACGGAGTTGCATTATCGAATGTTTTGAAACGGAGAGTTCAACCCGCGATCGACGCTCTAGAAAAAGTCACCCAACTCGACTCAAAAAATCCTGCCGCTCATGCTTATCTCGCATTTGTGAATCTGTATGATTTTCGTCCTCATGCTGCACAGAAAGCATTAAACACAGCGATTACACTCGATCCGAATTTGAAAGAACTCCGAACATTGAATGCGGTTGCGGGATTGATGCAAGGAAACTTAGTGCAAGCTTGGACAGAATATCAGCGATCGCAGTAA
- a CDS encoding hypothetical protein (similar to AA sequence:cyanobase_aa:PCC7424_3737): MLTEDFAGLIHPLIAVAFVFPLIGIVTNYAWQTRQRRLGIEKNKITPTVGGDHLRFGRWLSNAVVMVSLVGLAHPITFKMIASNAWSREPGRVTFVALMFGMSIASLIGLNRAKNRLWRAVFATLTGMGILLIGSQAEVFRREFEWYVSHYYYGVSVALLMIFSLSIFPDIYHDRQNRWRKVHIFISCLALLLFIGQGFTGSRDLLEIPLSWQKPHIYKCDFQKLTCPQ; this comes from the coding sequence ATGCTGACTGAAGATTTCGCTGGATTGATTCATCCTCTGATCGCGGTTGCGTTTGTGTTTCCTCTGATTGGCATTGTGACGAACTATGCTTGGCAAACTCGTCAGCGTCGTCTTGGAATTGAGAAAAATAAGATTACTCCAACGGTTGGAGGAGATCATTTACGGTTCGGACGCTGGCTGAGTAATGCGGTGGTGATGGTTTCTTTAGTTGGATTAGCACATCCAATTACTTTCAAGATGATTGCGAGTAATGCTTGGAGTCGAGAACCGGGACGAGTCACCTTTGTCGCACTGATGTTTGGAATGTCGATCGCATCTCTGATCGGTCTGAATCGCGCAAAGAATCGACTGTGGCGGGCTGTATTCGCGACTTTAACTGGAATGGGAATTCTCTTAATCGGGTCTCAGGCTGAAGTGTTTCGCCGTGAATTTGAGTGGTATGTATCGCACTATTACTATGGAGTTTCGGTTGCATTATTGATGATCTTTTCGCTGTCGATTTTTCCGGATATTTATCACGATCGGCAAAATCGCTGGCGCAAGGTTCATATCTTCATTAGCTGTCTTGCACTCTTATTGTTTATTGGACAAGGATTCACCGGATCGCGTGATCTGCTGGAGATTCCTTTGAGTTGGCAAAAACCCCATATCTATAAGTGTGATTTTCAGAAGCTAACCTGCCCGCAGTAA
- a CDS encoding hypothetical protein (hypothetical protein sll0685;~similar to AA sequence:cyanobase_aa:LBDG_27820), producing the protein MKGFKTILAMGIGVVGLATIASYTLLPNRGVSENSPTQPVQVAQAPRGNALNAQLQGKPTIVKIYADWCSACQRLRPVTDSLQQQFNGQANFVIFDVTNRSTTQAAEARARELGLSDFLATYRSQTSTVAIINPSNGQILRQFRYNFNQQDYVNGIESAIAQIGNRS; encoded by the coding sequence ATGAAGGGATTCAAAACGATTTTGGCAATGGGAATCGGGGTTGTCGGTTTAGCCACGATCGCAAGTTACACGCTTTTACCCAACCGTGGCGTTTCCGAAAATAGTCCGACACAACCTGTACAAGTCGCCCAAGCACCGAGAGGAAATGCCCTCAATGCTCAATTGCAAGGAAAACCAACGATCGTAAAAATCTACGCGGATTGGTGTTCTGCTTGCCAGCGTCTTCGTCCGGTTACGGATTCATTACAGCAACAGTTCAACGGTCAAGCCAACTTTGTCATCTTTGATGTAACGAATCGATCGACCACTCAAGCCGCAGAAGCAAGAGCAAGAGAATTAGGATTGAGTGATTTCCTTGCCACCTATCGCAGTCAAACTTCAACGGTTGCGATCATCAATCCGAGCAATGGACAAATCTTGAGACAGTTCCGCTACAACTTCAATCAGCAAGACTATGTGAATGGGATTGAAAGCGCGATCGCACAAATCGGCAACCGTTCTTAA
- a CDS encoding hypothetical protein (hypothetical protein sll0686;~similar to AA sequence:cyanobase_aa:LBDG_27830): protein MKLDRIPNSPKAPFTSKTIFYVGLALGALVLALIAPHLSGLYSYLTEVVGQIQTPYQQWLEQQNLSNPIVLVPLAFIGGLIASVSPCILSLLPVNLSYIGTLNITSRRAAFTKAGLFVLGVVTVFSLFGLFASFAAAVLVDYRGYFNVVVGALILVMGLSFAGVFRLSLPQPKASLSAAGPYGVGLTFALVSSPCSSPVLFSVIAAAAATGSQLISVATLVSYGLGYTAVIFFASLYTGLIKQSRSILGKSDWVIRVGSAALILAGGFYLVNGIYWFL from the coding sequence ATGAAGCTCGATCGTATCCCAAATTCGCCCAAAGCTCCGTTTACGTCCAAAACAATTTTCTATGTCGGTCTTGCTCTCGGTGCGCTGGTTTTAGCTTTGATTGCACCGCATCTTTCAGGATTATACAGCTATCTTACAGAAGTCGTTGGACAGATTCAAACACCGTATCAACAATGGCTCGAACAGCAAAATCTCAGTAACCCGATCGTGCTTGTTCCATTAGCCTTTATTGGTGGATTGATTGCGAGTGTTTCGCCTTGTATTCTGTCGCTTCTGCCTGTGAATCTCAGCTACATTGGTACATTGAACATCACCTCACGTCGAGCCGCATTCACGAAAGCAGGATTGTTTGTGTTAGGTGTAGTGACCGTGTTTAGTTTGTTCGGATTGTTCGCGTCGTTTGCAGCAGCAGTGTTAGTAGACTATCGCGGATACTTTAATGTTGTGGTAGGAGCACTTATTTTAGTGATGGGACTGAGTTTTGCAGGAGTATTTCGCCTTTCTCTACCCCAACCAAAAGCATCTCTTTCAGCAGCAGGACCGTATGGAGTTGGATTAACGTTTGCATTAGTTAGCTCTCCTTGTTCTAGTCCAGTCTTGTTCTCAGTGATTGCAGCAGCGGCAGCGACGGGATCACAGCTTATTAGTGTTGCGACTTTAGTAAGCTATGGATTGGGCTATACGGCTGTGATCTTCTTTGCGAGTTTGTACACTGGATTGATCAAACAAAGTCGATCGATTCTCGGTAAATCAGACTGGGTGATTCGGGTTGGGAGTGCAGCCTTGATTCTCGCAGGTGGCTTCTATTTGGTAAATGGTATCTATTGGTTTTTGTAA
- a CDS encoding ATPase, histidine kinase-, DNA gyrase B-, and HSP90-like domain protein (similar to AA sequence:cyanobase_aa:LBDG_27840), with the protein MQIGRIFYLTQSMRNTRKRRISFKQWRGAFTGVRSRLLLWYFVLTLCITLISVWATFKIFCALEEQQAAEHLQRNISVLEQRIDPNNLATTLEQFTNSQVQDPNQSLFIVVSDQVYSANSRPYPEQIRQWAKSSKTVREGYIIRVVESLRINGQKGAIVGLYDATMRYQMGESTLALVIQVTIVMMVLFMSIAWFTAGRLLAPLRQLTDTAQMITETDLSKRIVVRGTDEIAELSLTFNQMLDRLQAAFTSQQEFIKDVSHELRTPITIIQGHLELLGDDPEERRSTVALVKDELKRMNHFVNDLLLLMRAERPNFLRLSAVDLESFTEELFAKAKGLAPRNWTLESIGEGEIICDRQRITQVMMNLAQNATQYTQHGDTIAIGSIISHNQVHFWVRDTGEGIALEDQVRIFDRFSKGSHSEGAGLGLSIVQALIRAHHGTVELFSRLGEGSRFTVILPKQRSDMMSIVQRTP; encoded by the coding sequence TTGCAAATAGGGCGCATCTTTTACTTAACACAGAGTATGAGAAACACTCGAAAGCGACGGATTTCATTCAAGCAATGGCGCGGAGCATTTACAGGAGTGCGATCGCGCCTTCTCCTCTGGTACTTTGTATTAACGCTCTGTATTACGCTCATTTCCGTCTGGGCAACTTTCAAAATCTTTTGTGCATTAGAAGAACAGCAAGCCGCTGAACATTTGCAGCGAAACATCAGCGTTCTAGAGCAGCGAATTGATCCAAATAATTTAGCAACAACATTAGAACAATTCACCAATAGCCAAGTACAAGACCCGAATCAATCTCTTTTCATTGTGGTAAGTGATCAAGTGTATTCTGCAAATTCGCGTCCCTACCCAGAACAGATTCGACAATGGGCAAAATCATCTAAAACCGTTCGAGAAGGGTACATTATTCGGGTCGTTGAATCGTTGCGAATTAATGGGCAGAAAGGCGCGATCGTAGGTTTATATGATGCAACCATGCGCTATCAAATGGGCGAGAGTACCTTAGCATTGGTGATCCAAGTAACGATCGTAATGATGGTTCTATTTATGTCGATCGCTTGGTTCACCGCAGGTCGTTTGCTCGCTCCATTGCGTCAGCTAACCGATACCGCCCAGATGATCACCGAAACTGATTTATCCAAGCGAATCGTTGTTCGTGGTACAGATGAAATTGCAGAACTATCACTGACATTTAATCAAATGCTCGATCGACTTCAAGCGGCATTTACCAGTCAGCAAGAGTTTATCAAAGATGTAAGTCACGAACTCAGAACACCGATCACGATCATTCAAGGACATTTAGAACTATTAGGCGATGATCCAGAAGAACGTCGATCGACGGTTGCTTTAGTCAAAGATGAACTAAAACGAATGAATCATTTTGTGAATGATTTGCTGTTGCTCATGCGGGCTGAACGTCCGAATTTTCTGAGACTGAGTGCTGTTGATCTAGAATCTTTTACCGAAGAACTGTTTGCAAAAGCGAAAGGACTTGCACCTCGAAACTGGACATTAGAATCGATTGGCGAAGGTGAAATTATCTGCGATCGACAACGCATCACCCAAGTGATGATGAATCTCGCTCAGAATGCGACTCAGTACACGCAGCATGGAGATACGATCGCAATTGGGTCTATCATCAGTCACAATCAAGTTCATTTCTGGGTGCGCGATACAGGCGAAGGCATTGCGCTTGAAGATCAAGTCCGAATCTTCGATCGATTCTCCAAAGGCTCACACTCTGAAGGAGCGGGATTAGGACTATCAATTGTTCAAGCACTGATTCGAGCACATCATGGAACCGTTGAACTCTTTAGTCGATTGGGAGAAGGTTCGAGATTTACCGTGATCCTGCCGAAACAGCGATCGGATATGATGTCGATAGTTCAGAGGACTCCCTGA
- a CDS encoding two-component response regulator (similar to AA sequence:cyanobase_aa:LBDG_27850), with protein MNRLLIAEDEARIAAFLEKGFRANGFVTTVARNGNDAIALAHSDQFDLLILDLGLPGKDGWQVLEEVRGRGERIRIIILTAQDEVEDTVTALENGANDYVTKPFEFSELLARVKVQLRDSVIPKTKSGKETTIQAGEIVLDLLTRQVWVGAQLIEMSVKEFALIEIFLRHPMQVMSREQLLDRVWGYDYDPGSNVVDAYVKLLRKKLGSDLIETVRGVGYRFRA; from the coding sequence ATGAATCGATTGCTGATTGCAGAGGACGAAGCTCGAATTGCCGCATTTTTGGAGAAAGGATTTCGGGCTAATGGATTTGTCACCACCGTGGCGCGGAATGGAAATGATGCGATCGCACTTGCTCACAGTGATCAGTTTGATTTATTAATTCTCGATTTGGGACTTCCCGGTAAAGACGGCTGGCAGGTTTTAGAAGAAGTACGAGGACGAGGAGAACGCATTCGCATCATTATTCTCACCGCTCAAGATGAAGTCGAAGATACTGTTACAGCTTTAGAAAATGGTGCAAATGATTATGTCACCAAACCCTTTGAATTTAGCGAACTGTTAGCGCGAGTCAAAGTACAACTGCGTGATAGTGTGATTCCGAAAACAAAGAGCGGCAAGGAAACAACAATTCAAGCAGGTGAGATTGTTCTAGATTTGCTCACACGCCAAGTTTGGGTCGGAGCACAATTGATTGAAATGTCGGTCAAAGAGTTTGCACTTATAGAAATTTTCTTACGTCATCCGATGCAAGTCATGAGTCGAGAACAATTGCTCGATCGAGTTTGGGGCTATGACTATGATCCCGGTTCCAATGTCGTTGATGCGTATGTAAAACTGCTGCGGAAAAAACTGGGGAGTGACTTAATTGAAACTGTAAGAGGTGTTGGCTATCGGTTTCGAGCTTAA
- a CDS encoding multicopper oxidase (similar to AA sequence:cyanobase_aa:LBDG_20050): MSTTNFLKNLSRRQLIQLGLLSGAGVAGSVLGLNLLNQRRDRKVIIPPIDIPQTKDAANPMAVLREFDYGTVTQENGRTVREFRVEARTSPLKLNGSNTFVTWNLNGRVPGPTFRATEGDRIRVIFYNKAGHSHSLHFHGTHAADMDGVKPVKNNTVEIYEFDAEPYGVHLYHCHIEPITRHVGKGLYGMFIIDPPTPRPPADEMVLIMAGYDVNDDRKNELYAFNGLPDYYMHNPIPIQQDQLVRLYVLNMIEFDSVATFHLHANLFKVNRTGRNIEPTEETDVITMGTAERHILEFSFHHTGKFMFHPHQDYMAESGCMGVFNVIPNA; encoded by the coding sequence ATGTCAACTACGAACTTTCTCAAGAACTTGAGCCGTCGGCAATTAATTCAACTTGGACTCCTCTCAGGTGCAGGAGTCGCGGGATCAGTCTTGGGATTAAATCTACTGAATCAACGACGCGATCGCAAAGTCATCATTCCCCCGATCGACATTCCCCAAACCAAAGACGCGGCGAATCCGATGGCAGTCCTGCGCGAGTTTGACTATGGAACAGTCACGCAAGAAAACGGTCGAACGGTGCGAGAATTTCGTGTTGAGGCACGTACCTCTCCGTTAAAGCTCAATGGCTCAAACACATTCGTCACTTGGAATCTAAACGGACGAGTTCCGGGTCCGACTTTTCGGGCAACTGAGGGCGATCGGATTCGTGTGATTTTCTACAACAAAGCTGGACACTCGCATTCACTACACTTTCATGGCACTCACGCGGCAGATATGGACGGTGTGAAGCCTGTAAAAAATAACACGGTTGAAATCTACGAATTCGATGCTGAACCTTATGGAGTGCATCTTTATCACTGTCATATCGAGCCAATTACTCGCCACGTTGGGAAAGGCTTATATGGAATGTTCATTATTGATCCGCCTACACCGAGACCGCCTGCGGATGAAATGGTGTTGATCATGGCGGGATACGACGTAAATGACGATCGTAAAAATGAACTCTACGCCTTCAATGGATTGCCCGACTATTACATGCACAATCCGATTCCGATTCAGCAAGATCAGTTAGTGCGTTTATATGTTCTGAACATGATCGAATTTGATTCGGTAGCAACATTTCACCTTCATGCGAACCTGTTCAAGGTCAATCGCACTGGGCGGAATATAGAGCCAACAGAGGAAACGGATGTAATCACGATGGGAACCGCAGAGCGGCACATTTTAGAGTTCAGTTTCCATCACACAGGCAAGTTTATGTTCCATCCGCATCAGGACTATATGGCAGAATCTGGCTGTATGGGCGTATTCAATGTGATTCCGAACGCTTAG
- a CDS encoding hypothetical protein (conserved exported hypothetical protein;~similar to AA sequence:cyanobase_aa:LBDG_20060) has protein sequence MSIKFKFLACFLCAVGLSVLISCSSQTPNTTSSAPATTDTATTHSMQGGRKININSAILSELDKLEAKLGVPALSNKIQGSRPYGKTEELVAKNVITQQQFDQIKDLVTIEDIKLEGEAKDVDYMTKMGLMKGHLYVAKELLDLNKPEQAEPHIGHPVEEIYADVEEQLPERKVPEFKNSLIALQDEVKAGAKNAEKVNTGFKTSMQAVDTAINALPESQRQSPAFVLQVINGLLDTANSEYGAAIADNKIAQVIEYQDSRGFVVYANELYKGISDAMAKSQPAAHKTIETKLADLSKTWVAVTPPDKPVKTSDEVSALVKDIESNTQKIASAS, from the coding sequence ATGTCTATCAAGTTTAAATTCTTGGCTTGTTTTCTCTGTGCGGTGGGCTTGAGTGTCTTGATTTCGTGCAGTTCTCAGACTCCAAACACAACCAGTTCTGCTCCTGCCACGACGGATACCGCTACAACTCACTCGATGCAAGGTGGCAGAAAAATCAACATTAACAGTGCAATTCTGTCTGAACTCGACAAGCTAGAAGCAAAACTCGGTGTTCCAGCACTATCTAACAAAATTCAAGGAAGTCGTCCTTACGGCAAAACTGAGGAATTGGTCGCTAAGAATGTCATCACACAACAACAATTCGATCAAATCAAAGATTTAGTCACGATCGAAGATATCAAGCTCGAAGGCGAGGCTAAAGATGTCGATTACATGACCAAAATGGGCTTGATGAAAGGGCATCTCTATGTTGCAAAAGAACTCTTAGACCTGAACAAACCAGAACAAGCAGAACCCCACATCGGACACCCCGTAGAGGAAATTTATGCGGATGTGGAAGAGCAACTGCCTGAGCGCAAAGTTCCAGAGTTCAAAAATTCTTTGATTGCTCTGCAAGATGAAGTGAAAGCGGGTGCTAAGAACGCTGAGAAAGTAAACACTGGCTTCAAGACTTCAATGCAAGCAGTAGATACGGCGATTAATGCTTTGCCCGAATCTCAGCGTCAATCTCCAGCATTTGTCCTGCAAGTGATCAATGGATTGTTAGATACTGCGAACTCTGAATATGGAGCCGCGATCGCAGATAACAAGATTGCTCAAGTGATTGAGTACCAAGATTCACGCGGATTTGTCGTCTACGCGAATGAACTGTACAAAGGCATTTCGGATGCAATGGCTAAATCTCAACCTGCTGCTCATAAGACAATTGAGACGAAACTGGCTGACTTGTCGAAGACTTGGGTTGCTGTGACTCCACCTGACAAACCTGTGAAAACCAGCGATGAAGTGTCTGCCTTAGTCAAAGACATTGAAAGCAACACTCAGAAAATTGCGAGTGCTTCATAA
- a CDS encoding iron permease FTR1 (similar to AA sequence:cyanobase_aa:LBDG_20070) — MDFSYAVPTFLITLREGVEAALVVGIVLAYLNKANRRNLRGWVWGGVGVGLAASGLIGVLFGWIVQQAGTAGASVEQFLEASFSVVAIACLSWMLIWMTRNARSLKQDVEGAIGSALKQDAQAGWGIFGLVFFAVLREGFETVLFIAGKFQQGIIPTLGALGGIGVAAAIGALLFRWGIRLNVRKFFMVMGILLLLIVSGLVVTALGHFDAGMSALSQVDRKSASLCFFYERFAKPQDRDCVLGGMVWNLSKVLPAEKFPGSILSALFGYTDRLYLIQAIAYLAFLISVGSLYFQSLFGRSWFGKH; from the coding sequence ATGGATTTTAGTTATGCAGTTCCTACCTTCCTGATTACTCTGCGTGAAGGCGTTGAAGCTGCCCTAGTCGTTGGAATTGTATTAGCCTATTTAAATAAAGCGAACCGACGCAATCTTAGAGGTTGGGTCTGGGGTGGAGTTGGGGTTGGACTGGCAGCGAGTGGACTGATCGGAGTGCTGTTTGGTTGGATTGTTCAACAAGCAGGAACGGCAGGAGCTTCAGTTGAACAATTTCTAGAAGCCTCGTTTAGTGTGGTTGCGATCGCATGTCTCAGTTGGATGCTGATCTGGATGACGCGCAATGCTCGATCGCTGAAACAAGATGTCGAAGGTGCAATTGGATCAGCCTTGAAACAAGATGCTCAAGCAGGTTGGGGGATTTTTGGCTTAGTCTTTTTCGCAGTGTTGCGAGAAGGATTTGAAACCGTTCTATTCATTGCAGGTAAGTTTCAGCAAGGCATCATTCCAACTCTGGGCGCGCTTGGTGGTATTGGAGTGGCAGCCGCGATCGGGGCATTGTTATTCCGTTGGGGAATTCGCCTGAATGTTCGGAAGTTCTTCATGGTCATGGGAATTTTGCTGTTATTGATTGTTTCTGGATTGGTAGTAACCGCATTAGGACACTTTGATGCTGGAATGAGCGCACTATCACAAGTCGATCGTAAATCAGCTTCTCTGTGCTTCTTCTATGAGCGATTTGCTAAACCTCAAGATCGCGACTGTGTCCTCGGTGGAATGGTCTGGAACTTGAGTAAAGTCTTACCTGCTGAGAAGTTCCCTGGATCAATTCTGAGTGCATTGTTTGGATATACCGATCGACTTTATTTGATTCAAGCGATCGCATATCTCGCATTTCTAATTTCGGTCGGTAGTTTGTACTTCCAATCCCTATTTGGTCGATCGTGGTTTGGCAAACATTAA